A genomic segment from Spinacia oleracea cultivar Varoflay chromosome 3, BTI_SOV_V1, whole genome shotgun sequence encodes:
- the LOC130469342 gene encoding uncharacterized protein, with product MAHVGSLVGPEAARENLLRANPQWRVPGAEERNPAMMAQYYLNEAVFWSSFASECSSVEERQLRRYQEAYARDIPVLDQKAGQLMAEMVDLKLLYLQYSREARESAEQIGAEVGKLTFRVEEDAEKIASFDKERKEMAAKFASELEEKDSLLKEMTSKFEAAIKQSQEAEARLQQFVKHREIVQNQADKVPVLQLKIREKDAAIRKLEQERVDLYTADQCREQYWNGILGARRMFAKHMPHFPWNEKVPLWMRAQDHLVECQADRDEAEAERQAALAEARAQKATSEGDTTAGGSSKDAPLGDAPETPKS from the exons atggctcacgtgggatctttggtgggtcccgaagctgcacgggagaatcttcttcgggccaacccgcagtggagggttcctggagctgaggagaggaacccagctatgatggctcagtattatctgaatgag gctgttttctggtcctcgttcgcttccgagtgtagctcggttgaggagaggcaattgaggaggtatcaggaggcttatgctcgtgatatccctgtcttggaccagaaggctgggcagctcatggccgagatggtggacctcaagctactgtaccttcagtacagtcgtgaggctagggaatcggctgagcagatcggggccgaagttgggaagcTTACTTTCCGAGTCGaggaggatgctgaaaagatagcttccttcgacaaggagaggaaagaaatggctgccaagtttgcgagcgaacttgaagaaaaagacagtcttctcaaggagatgacttctaaatttgaggcggccattaagcagagccaggaagcggaggcgaggcttcagcagtttgtcaagcatcgggagattgttcagaaccaagctgacaaggtgcccgttctccagctgaagatccgagagaaggatgctgccattcggaaactggagcaagagagagttgacctctacactgctgatcagtgtagggagcaatactggaatggcatcctgggcgctcggcggatgttcgcgaagcatatgcctcatttcccttggaatgagaaggttccgctctggatgagggcccaggatcacttggtggagtgccaggccgatcgagacgaagctgaagctgagcgccaagctgctcttgcagaggctcgggcccagaaggcgacttccgaaggtgatactactgctgggggttcttcgaaggatgctcccctgggggatgctcctgagactcccaagagttag
- the LOC110794252 gene encoding ribonucleoside-diphosphate reductase large subunit, whose protein sequence is MYVVKRDGRQETVHFDKITARLKKLSYGLSTDHCDPVLVSQKVCAGVYKGVTTSQLDELAAETAAAMTANHPDYASLAARIVVSNLHKKTKKSFSETIKEMYTHFSERSGLKAPLVADDVYDIIMKNAAQLDSEIIYDRDFDYDFFGFKTLERSYLLKVRGAVVERPQHMLMRVAVGIHKDDIESAIKTYHFMSQRWFTHASPTLFNAGTPRPQLSSCFLINMKDDSIEGIYDTLKECAVISKSAGGIGVSVHNIRATGSYIRGTNGTSNGIVPMLRVFNDTARYVDQGGGKRKGAFAIYLEPWHADVFDFLDLRKNHGKEEQRARDLFYALWVPDLFMERVQSNGEWSLFCPSESPGLADCWGKEFEDLYTKYEREGKAKKVVQAQSLWFEILKSQIETGTPYMLFKDSCNRKSNQQNLGTIKSSNLCTEIIEYTSPTETAVCNLASIALPRYVREKGVPAESQPSKLVGSLGSKSRYFDFDKLAEVVEVVTTNLNKIIDVNFYPVETARRSNMRHRPIGIGVQGLADTFMLLGMPFDSPEAQQLNKDIFETIYYHALKTSCKLAAKEGTYETYPGCPVSKGILQPDMWGVTPSDRWDWGSLREMIAKDGVRNSLLVAPMPTASTSQILGNNECFEPYTSNIYSRRVLSGEFVVVNKHLLNDLTEMGLWSPKLKNQIVFDEGSVQKIPEIPADLKAIYKTVWEIKQRTLVDMAADRGCFIDQSQSLNIHMEQPNFGKLTSLHFYAWSKGLKTGMYYLRTRAAADAIKFTVDTSTLNKTEPSTTPPAEDDNANLARMVCSLTNREDCMACGS, encoded by the exons atgtaTGTAGTGAAGAGAGATGGGCGACAGGAGACTGTTCATTTCGATAAGATTACTGCCAGGTTGAAGAAATTGAGTTATGGTCTGAGTACTGATCACTGTGATCCTGTTCTTGTCTCCCAGAAGGTTTGTGCTGGTGTTTATAAGGGTGTTACTACTAGTCAGCTTGATGAATTAGCCGCTGAAACTGCTGCTGCTATGACTGCTAATCACCCTGATTACGCTTCG TTGGCGGCGAGGATTGTGGTTTCGAATTTGCATAAGAAGACTAAGAAGTCGTTTTCTGAGAC GATTAAGGAGATGTACACTCATTTTAGTGAGAGGTCTGGATTGAAGGCTCCCTTGGTTGCTGATGATGTCTATGATATCATCATGAAG AATGCTGCTCAGTTGGATAGTGAGATAATTTATGACAGGGACTTTGATTATGATTTCTTTGGTTTCAAAACCCTTGAGAGATCATATCTCTTAAAGGTCCGAGGGGCTGTTGTGGAGAGACCCCAACACATGTTGATGAGGGTTGCTGTTGGGATCCACAAGGATGATATTGAGTCGGCTATCAAAACATACCACTTCATGTCCCAGAGGTGGTTCACCCATGCTTCCCCAACTCTCTTCAATGCTGGCACACCAAGGCCCCAA TTGAGTAGCTGCTTTCTGATCAATATGAAAGATGATAGCATTGAAGGGATTTATGACACTTTGAAGGAGTGTGCTGTCATCAGCAAATCTGCTGGAGGTATTGGGGTTTCTGTTCACAACATCCGTGCCACTGGAAGTTATATACGTGGTACTAATGGGACATCAAATGGCATTGTTCCTATGTTGCGAGTGTTTAATGATACTGCACGATATGTTGACCAAGGAGGAGGGAAGCGAAAAG GTGCTTTTGCTATATACCTTGAACCCTGGCATGCTGATGTGTTTGACTTCCTAGATCTGAGGAAGAATCATGGGAAG GAAGAACAACGTGCTCGTGATCTCTTTTATGCTTTATGGGTACCTGATCTTTTCATGGAACGAGTTCAAAGTAATGGAGAATGGTCCTTGTTTTGTCCTAGCGAGTCTCCAGGTCTTGCTGACTGCTGGGGTAAAGAATTTGAGGACCTTTACACCAAATATGAAAGAGAG GGTAAAGCAAAGAAGGTTGTCCAGGCACAAAGCTTGTGGTTTGAGATATTGAAATCTCAAATAGAAACAGGAACTCCTTATATGTTGTTTAAG GATTCATGTAACCGGAAAAGCAATCAGCAGAACCTTGGTACCATCAAGTCTTCAAATCTGTGTACTGAAATTATTGAGTATACTAGTCCAACAGAAACTGCTGTGTGTAACCTGGCGTCAATTGCTCTTCCACGATATGTGAGGGAAAAG GGGGTTCCTGCTGAGTCTCAACCTTCTAAACTTGTTGGAAGTTTGGGTTCAAAGAGTCGTTACTTTGACTTTGATAAACTGGCTGAAGTTGTTGAAGTGGTTACCACAAACTTAAACAAAATAATTGATGTGAACTTCTACCCCGTTGAAACTGCAAGAAGATCAAATATGAGACATAGGCCAATTGGAATTGGAGTCCAAGGCCTTGCTGATACCTTTATGTTGCTTGGCATGCCTTTTGACTCGCCAGAG GCACAGCAGCTGAACAAAGACATATTTGAGACTATTTACTACCATGCGCTTAAAACTTCTTGCAAGTTGGCTGCAAAAGAAGGCACCTATGAGACATACCCGGGCTGCCCTGTCAGCAAG GGGATTCTCCAACCAGATATGTGGGGTGTTACTCCCTCAGACAGGTGGGATTGGGGCTCTCTCCGGGAAATGATAGCTAAAGATGGTGTTAGAAATTCACTTCTTGTGGCTCCTATGCCAACTGCATCAACAAGCCAGATTCTCGGGAACAATGAGTGCTTTGAACCATACACATCCAACATTTACAGTCGAAGGGTTTTAAG TGGTGAATTTGTTGTGGTGAACAAACATCTCCTTAATGATTTGACCGAGATGGGTCTTTGGTCTCCTAAACTGAAGAATCAGATAGTATTTGATGAAGGTTCTGTTCAGAAAATCCCTGAGATTCCAGCAGACCTGAAAGCTATTTACAA GACTGTGTGGGAGATCAAACAAAGAACATTAGTTGACATGGCAGCTGACCGTGGATGTTTCATTGATCAAAGTCAGAGCCTGAATATTCACATGGAGCAACCCAATTTTGGAAAGTTAACTTCTCTGCACTTTTATGCATGGAGTAAGGGTTTGAAGACTGGCATGTACTATTTAAGGACACGAGCAGCAGCTGATGCTATCAAGTTCACTGTGGATACTTCCACACTAAAT AAGACGGAACCAAGCACGACACCACCAGCTGAAGACGACAATGCAAATCTGGCGCGGATGGTATGCTCATTGACAAACCGCGAAGACTGCATGGCTTGTGGAAGTTAG